The following coding sequences lie in one Scatophagus argus isolate fScaArg1 chromosome 9, fScaArg1.pri, whole genome shotgun sequence genomic window:
- the LOC124065402 gene encoding uncharacterized protein LOC124065402, with protein MLLSALALSLLALVVESSSGGGGTPNHNYDLSGSALTRLYNSPVYKAERMKRPLEGASFMLGPLSHSGVRVTLADGSPWLVHKGGNYGRSSQTVVTDARHMSSDWRVVQTLNFQGTKKVADFVAAGGSDYSLIFDNCHMGSRRMMDQ; from the exons atgctgctgtctgctctggCTCTCAGCCTGTTGGCTCTCGTTGTGGAGTCGTCTTCTGGTGGAG GCGGCACCCCCAACCACAACTACGACCTGTCGGGGTCGGCCCTGACGAGGCTCTACAACTCTCCAGTTTACAAGGctgagaggatgaagaggcCGCTGGAGGGAGCTTCCTTTATGTTGGGACCATTGAGCCACTCTGGAGTCAG aGTGACTCTGGCTGACGGCTCTCCGTGGCTCGTCCACAAAGGAGGAAACTATGGCAGATCTTCTCAGACGGTGGTGACCGACGCTCGACACATGAGCTCAGACTGGAGG GTTGTTCAGACTTTGAATTTCCAGGGAACAAAGAAAGTTGCTGACTTTGTGGCGGCCGGCGGCTCCGACTACAGTCTCATCTTTGATAACTGTCACATGGGATCTCGTCGAATGATGGATCAGTGA
- the LOC124064296 gene encoding tripartite motif-containing protein 16-like: MAQKGAQLNRETFSCSICLDLLKDPVTIPCGHSYCMNCINSFWDGEDEKTIHSCPQCRQTFIPRPVLVKSTMLADLVEQLKKTGLQAAPADHCYAGPEDVACDVCTGRKLKALKSCLVCLVSYCDKHLQPHNEIFKNHKLVEPTEKLQENICSRHDEVMKMFCRTDQQCICYLCSVDEHKGHDTVSAAAERTERQREVEVSLQNIQQRIQDRQKDLKVLQQEVEAISRSADKAVEDSEKIFTQLIRLMEKRSSDVKQQLRSQQQTEVSRVLELQEKLEQEITELKRKDAELKKLSHTEDHTQFLHNYPSLSALSESTHSSSINIRPLRHFEDVTAAVSELRDKLRDVLRDTWTNISEAEVDVLLSGPEHKTRADFLKYSREITLDPNTAHTLLLLSEGNRKVTVMKQRQSYPDHPDRFTVWPHVLSRESLTGRRYWEVEWRGGGVCVAVAYKNISRAGESDECLFGFNDKSWLLCCDTNSYEFYYNNIKTPVSGPQSSRVGVYLDHSAGILSFYSISETMTLLHRVQTTFTQPLHAGLCIYGFGATAELIKLEQTEVI, encoded by the coding sequence ATGGCGCAGAAAGGAGCTCAGCTGAATCGGGAAACCTTCTCTTGTTCCATCTGTCTGGATCTACTGAAGGATCCGGTGACGATTCCCTGTGGACACAGCTACTGTATGAACTGTATTAACAGCTTCTGGGATGGAGAGGATGAGAAGACAATCCACAGCTGCCCTCAGTGTAGGCAGACCTTCATACCGAGGCCTGTCCTGGTGAAAAGCACCATGTTAGCAGATTTagtggagcagctgaagaagactGGACTCCAAGCTGCTCCTGCTGATCACTGCTATGCTGGACCTGAAGATGTGGCCTGTGATGTCTGCACtgggagaaaactgaaagccCTCAAGTCCTGTCTGGTCTGTCTGGTCTCTTACTGTGACAAACACCTCCAGCCtcacaatgaaatatttaaaaaccaCAAGCTGGTGGAGCCCACTGAGAAGCTCCAGGAGAACATCTGCTCTCGTCATGATgaggtgatgaagatgttctGCCGTACTGATCAGCAGTGTATCTGTTATCTCTGCTCTGTGGATGAACATAAAGGCCACGacacagtgtcagctgcagcagaaaggactgagaggcagagagaagtcGAGGTGAGTCtacaaaacatccagcagagaatccaggacagacagaaagacctgAAGGTGCTTcaacaggaggtggaggccatCAGTCGCTCTGCTGATaaagcagtggaggacagtgagaagatcttcactcagctgatccgtctcatggagaaaagaagctctgatgtgaagcagcagctcagatcccagcagcaaactgaagtgaGTCGAGTCTTGGAGcttcaggagaagctggagcaggagatcactgagctgaagaggaaagacgctgagctgaagaagctctcacacacagaggatcacacCCAGTTTCTACACAACTACCCCTCACTGTCAGCACTCAGTGAGTCCACACACTCATCCAGCATCAACATCCGTCCTCTGAGACACTTTGAGGATGTGACGGCTGCTGTGTCAGAGCTCAGAGACAAACTACGGGACGTCCTGAgggacacatggacaaacatcTCAGAGGCTGAAGTGGATGTTTTACTGTCAGGACCAGAGCACAAGACCAGAGCTGACTTCTTAAAGTATTCACGTGAGATCACACTGGatccaaacacagcacacacactgctgttattATCTGAGGGGAACAGAAAAGTCACAGTAATGAAACAACGTCAGTCTTATCCTGATCACCCAGACAGATTCACTGTTTGGCCTCACgtcctgagcagagagagtctGACTGGACGTCgttactgggaggtggagtggagagggggaggagtttgTGTAGCAGTCGCATACAAGAACATCAGCAGAGCAGGGGAGTCAGATGAATGTCTGTTTGGATTCAATGACAAATCCTGGTTGTTATGTTGTGACACAAACAGTTATGAGTTTTATTACAACAATATCAAAACTCCTGTCTCAGGTCCTCAGTCCTCCAGAGTAGGAGTGTACCTGGATCACAGTGCAGGtattctgtccttctacagcatctctgaaaccatgactctcctccacagagtccagaccacATTCACTCAGCCTCTCCATGCTGGACTTTGCATTTATGGTTTTGGAGCCACTGCTGAGTTGATTAAACTGGAACAGACAGAAGTCATTTGA
- the tmem116 gene encoding transmembrane protein 116 → MFASQVQVQTVSSSASVFSMSALLGVFANSPEKNTTGAQDWTEVYEAVRWIQLVMALLSVLGSGSIIVCVALQRLSRTPELQPLLLLSVSDLLLALCWLIGGALFSRRCSSLNTHCYHLHTVEQVLYMASFFYTLNYVWNLYTGIREKYYSCSNGYPVQFSNRVSTAGKITALLSGLFPVLLMTPVLIQGNISRCQANFSEPYRCLLMHTGALYLTSGQHKPIRACRLLQTYGLAIFLATFILTLVSITVLVVKARHIYRRVVTSGGYLGNQQRASFRVMGRRMLLYPLIFVLCWGPAVGLAFLRVVKPSAGHGEAGVALYISQAFTSASQGFLNCLVYGWTRAHLRQAGRRVLSREADTQTPLLRSQKKRSYQTPRTVG, encoded by the exons ATGTTCGCGTCCCAGGTTCAGGTCCAGACTGTGTCCTCATCTGCATCTGTTTTCAGCATGTCGGCTCTGCTGGGGGTTTTCGCTAACAGCCCTGAGAAGAACACCACCGGAGCTCAGGACTGGACGGAG gtgtACGAGGCCGTCCGGTGGATCCAGCTCGTCATGGCTCTGCTCAG CGTTCTGGGTTCGGGTTCCATCATCGTCTGTGTGGCGCTTCAGAGGCTCAGCCGCACGCCGGAG ctgcagcctctgctcCTGCTCAGCGTGTCCGACCTGCTGCtcgccctctgctggctgaTCGGAGGAGCGCTGTTCTCCCGGCGCTGCAgcagcctgaacacacactgctACCACCTGCACACCGTGGAGCAG GTGCTGTACATGGCCTCCTTCTTCTACACACTCAACTACGTGTGGAACCTGTACACCGGAATCAGAGAGAAGTACTACAGCTGCAGTAACGGATACCCAGTGCAG TTTTCCAACAGAGTGAGCACAGCTGGCAAAATCACAGCGCTGCTTTCAGG TCTGTTTCCTGTGCTGCTGATGACACCTGTGCTCATACAAGGAAACATCAGCCGGTGTCAAGCCAACTTCAGTGAGCCCTACAG GTGTCTGCTGATGCACACTGGAGCGCTGTACCTGACCTCAGGGCAACACAAGCCAATCAGAGCCTGCAGACTGCTGCAGACCTACGGCCTCGCCATCTTCCTCGCCACCTTCATCCTCACGCTCGTCAGCATCACG GTGCTCGTGGTGAAAGCCCGTCATATCTACAGGCGGGTCGTGACATCAGGTGGTTACCTGGGAAACCAGCAGCGGGCGTCCTTCCGCGTGATGGGCCGACGGATGCTGCTGTACCCGCTGATCTTCGTCCTGTGCTGGGGTCCAG CGGTGGGTCTGGCGTTTCTTCGGGTGGTGAAGCCCTCAGCAGGTCATGGCGAGGCCGGGGTCGCCCTCTACATATCACAG GCGTTCACCTCGGCCTCTCAGGGTTTCCTCAACTGTCTGGTCTACGGATGGACTCGTGCTCATCTCCGCCAAGCCGGCAGGAGGGTTTTGTCTCGAGAGGCGGACACTCAGACGCCGCTGCTGAGGTCTCAGAAGAAGAGAAGCTACCAGACGCCACGCACGGTCGGCTGA